The following are encoded in a window of Blastocatellia bacterium genomic DNA:
- a CDS encoding SNF2-related protein, whose protein sequence is MQDSTSLEKGEGSMARELPSVGDRVVIAPSDEPAEVFDVQQTGSQVRLGVIFLRSKKAERLVFSLEEFAQRVQRLPSLWDEFIPAALPRESFILFTDALRMHLAYSFDPHYAVSVTQVDLLPHQVDAVYDRILPQPCIRFLLADDPGLGKTIMAGLLLKEFKARGLVKSALAVVPAHLQDQWKREMAGWFREGFVTLDRGLLDSLYSSPLRAS, encoded by the coding sequence TGCCATCGGTGGGCGACCGTGTTGTCATCGCGCCCTCGGATGAACCCGCCGAAGTTTTTGATGTGCAGCAGACGGGGAGCCAGGTTCGGCTGGGAGTGATTTTTCTACGCTCAAAAAAGGCGGAGCGGCTCGTCTTTTCTCTTGAAGAGTTTGCTCAGCGGGTTCAGCGGCTGCCATCGCTCTGGGACGAGTTTATCCCAGCGGCGCTTCCGCGAGAGAGTTTTATCCTTTTCACGGATGCGCTGAGGATGCACCTGGCATATAGTTTCGATCCGCACTATGCCGTGAGCGTCACCCAAGTTGACTTGCTTCCCCATCAGGTAGATGCCGTTTACGACCGCATCCTCCCGCAGCCGTGCATCCGCTTCCTTCTGGCAGACGACCCCGGCTTGGGCAAGACCATCATGGCGGGGTTGCTTTTGAAGGAGTTCAAAGCAAGGGGATTGGTCAAAAGCGCCTTGGCCGTCGTCCCCGCTCACTTGCAAGACCAGTGGAAACGGGAGATGGCCGGCTGGTTCCGCGAGGGTTTCGTGACCTTGGATCGCGGTCTGCTCGATAGCCTCTACTCCAGCCCATTGCGGGCATCGTGA